A section of the Portunus trituberculatus isolate SZX2019 chromosome 20, ASM1759143v1, whole genome shotgun sequence genome encodes:
- the LOC123506520 gene encoding uncharacterized protein LOC123506520 isoform X2: MLQRFQDRYGSAANLPKISSEDFVCRYLGAVPGDILLSTAAFGEMRSWRLVVPPLRSHDIYTEELEQRVRQQRNSTAAFMTYLRTITEDPDHY, from the coding sequence ATGCTGCAACGCTTCCAAGACCGCTACGGGTCAGCAGCCAACCTTCCCAAGATTAGCAGTGAGGACTTTGTGTGTCGCTACTTGGGTGCCGTGCCTGGTGACATCCTACTGTCCACCGCTGCCTTCGGGGAGATGCGCTCCTGGCGTCTGGTGGTGCCGCCCCTCCGCTCTCATGACATCTATACAGAGGAGCTGGAGCAACGTGTGAGGCAGCAACGCAACTCCACTGCTGCATTCATGACCTACCTCAGGACCATCACTGAGGACCCTGACCATTACTGA
- the LOC123506520 gene encoding uncharacterized protein LOC123506520 isoform X1, with product MSTWLDKMHSSTLSEPSPALLQTLQGAVCMGQDHGYVMQIGNPLLTPPPTNTKVFFRKLPAHFDVTDKLGQEAIRFEFCDVPFNKLPGETGRLVAKRVRRTARHTGVATARVRLIMLVLHSTRQQER from the coding sequence ATGAGCACTTGGCTTGACAAGATGCATTCCTCAACACTCTCTGAGCCATCCCCTGCACTCCTCCAGACACTCCAGGGAGCAGTATGCATGGGCCAAGACCATGGCTATGTGATGCAAATTGGCAACCCACTTCTTACACCTCCACCCACCAACACTAAAGTCTTCTTCAGAAAGTTGCCAGCACACTTTGATGTGACAGACAAGCTTGGGCAGGAAGCCATTCGGTTTGAGTTCTGTGATGTGCCATTCAACAAGCTGCCAGGTGAGACAGGCCGGCTCGTTGCAAAACGAGTCCGTCGCACTGCTCGACACACTGGTGTGGCCACTGCCAGGGTGCGATTGATAATGCTAGTGCTGCACAGCACACGCCAGCAGGAGCGTTAG